One stretch of Nitratiruptor tergarcus DSM 16512 DNA includes these proteins:
- a CDS encoding 2-oxoacid:ferredoxin oxidoreductase subunit alpha has protein sequence MAKKYELNEVEVWDGNMAAAHALRQAQVDIVAAYPITPSTPIVQNYSKFLADGYVDGEFIMVESEHSAMSGCVAASAAGVRAATATSSQGFALMVEVLYQASGMRLPIVLAVVNRALAAPLNVNGDHSDMYLGRDAGWINLCSYNPQEAYDLTLMAFKIGEDLNVRLPVMVHQDGFICSHTAQNVRPLQDEEAAEFVGEYKPVNTMLDVANPVTHGVQTEEDWHFEHKARQHHDLMNSFDTIKKVFNEFKERTGREYDLVYTYKMDDADVAIFALGTTVESARIAADQMREKGIKAGVVSLRVLRPFPFKEVAEALSNVKAVAAMDRSAPGGTFGALFNEISAALMAHGKAPIMLNYIYGLGGRDTTINMLKEVYEDLDKCAKAGEAVVPLQQFLGLRGPKLSFY, from the coding sequence ATGGCAAAAAAGTATGAGCTCAATGAAGTAGAAGTTTGGGATGGGAATATGGCTGCTGCGCATGCCCTTAGACAAGCGCAGGTAGATATCGTAGCAGCTTACCCAATTACTCCATCTACACCAATTGTACAAAACTACTCAAAGTTTTTAGCTGATGGATATGTAGATGGCGAATTTATTATGGTGGAATCTGAACACTCTGCTATGAGTGGCTGTGTGGCTGCAAGTGCTGCAGGAGTAAGAGCTGCAACTGCTACAAGTTCTCAAGGGTTTGCTTTGATGGTTGAGGTACTCTATCAAGCAAGCGGTATGAGGCTCCCAATCGTTTTGGCGGTAGTAAATAGGGCTCTTGCAGCCCCACTCAATGTCAACGGGGATCATTCGGATATGTATCTTGGACGAGATGCTGGATGGATCAATCTATGTTCATACAATCCACAAGAAGCATACGATTTAACATTAATGGCGTTTAAGATTGGTGAAGATCTAAATGTTCGCCTCCCAGTAATGGTACATCAAGATGGTTTTATCTGCTCTCATACTGCACAAAATGTAAGGCCTCTCCAAGATGAAGAAGCAGCAGAGTTTGTAGGTGAATATAAACCAGTAAATACGATGCTTGATGTTGCAAATCCTGTGACACACGGTGTGCAAACTGAAGAGGATTGGCATTTTGAGCATAAAGCGCGCCAACATCACGATCTTATGAATTCATTTGATACTATCAAAAAAGTGTTTAATGAGTTTAAAGAGAGAACTGGTAGAGAGTATGATCTTGTCTATACATATAAAATGGATGATGCAGATGTAGCTATTTTTGCCCTTGGGACAACTGTTGAGAGTGCAAGAATTGCAGCGGATCAGATGAGAGAGAAAGGTATTAAAGCTGGTGTTGTGAGCCTTAGAGTTCTTCGACCATTCCCGTTCAAAGAAGTGGCAGAGGCTCTCAGTAATGTTAAAGCAGTTGCAGCTATGGATAGAAGTGCTCCTGGTGGAACATTTGGTGCACTCTTTAATGAAATTAGTGCTGCACTTATGGCTCATGGAAAAGCGCCTATAATGTTGAACTATATCTATGGGCTTGGAGGGCGTGATACAACTATTAATATGCTCAAAGAAGTATATGAAGATCTTGATAAGTGTGCAAAAGCTGGTGAAGCTGTTGTACCATTGCAGCAATTTTTAGGACTTAGAGGTCCTAAGCTATCGTTTTATTAA
- a CDS encoding 4Fe-4S dicluster-binding protein, with the protein MAKDLKEVKSIDEIKDLGWNEIIPGASLFSFTEPVENVVEVPEEERPYAPTNSHEWQVGDWRVEKPVYNRDLCIDCQFCWVFCPDISILSRDKKMIGVIYEHCKGCGICVEVCPTNPKSLLMFPEHMDNNEALNMWPKKEEKK; encoded by the coding sequence ATGGCAAAAGATCTCAAAGAAGTTAAAAGTATTGATGAGATAAAAGATTTAGGGTGGAATGAGATTATTCCTGGAGCTTCCCTTTTCTCTTTTACTGAACCAGTAGAAAATGTAGTAGAGGTGCCAGAAGAAGAGCGTCCATATGCCCCTACAAACTCACATGAGTGGCAAGTTGGAGATTGGCGGGTTGAAAAACCTGTTTACAATAGGGATCTCTGTATCGATTGTCAATTTTGCTGGGTATTTTGTCCTGATATTTCGATTTTAAGTCGTGATAAAAAGATGATAGGTGTAATTTATGAGCACTGCAAAGGGTGTGGAATTTGTGTTGAGGTGTGTCCAACAAATCCAAAATCTCTATTAATGTTTCCAGAGCATATGGATAACAATGAAGCACTTAATATGTGGCCAAAAAAAGAAGAGAAGAAGTAA
- a CDS encoding tRNA (5-methylaminomethyl-2-thiouridine)(34)-methyltransferase MnmD codes for MKYEPRLSADGTITLYSKEYDECYHSLQDGALTEALFKHVKPAFSLVQKPHLRILDICFGLGINTLTTIDYFLHGSHNIQSIEIFSPELDSQLLEQLKDFSYPKPLMRYREILLQLIENKVYKSKNIRVELYIGDARAYVKNLHDIDIVYQDAFSPKKNPLLWTVEYFSDIAKLLSEEGVVTTYSIATPVRLAMYEVGLNIYELEREGIKKITIASKKELPLKKIDMEMKKKRSTAKPLTDDMFEKI; via the coding sequence ATGAAGTATGAGCCTCGACTTAGTGCTGATGGTACAATAACGCTTTATTCAAAAGAGTATGATGAGTGTTACCACTCACTCCAAGATGGTGCACTGACTGAAGCACTTTTTAAACATGTAAAACCTGCATTTTCTCTTGTACAAAAACCTCACCTTCGCATTCTCGATATCTGCTTTGGCTTAGGAATTAATACTCTTACTACAATTGACTATTTTTTGCACGGCTCGCATAATATCCAATCTATTGAGATCTTTTCTCCAGAACTTGATAGCCAGCTTTTAGAGCAATTAAAAGATTTTTCATATCCAAAACCACTAATGCGCTATAGAGAAATATTACTGCAATTAATTGAAAATAAAGTTTATAAAAGCAAAAATATAAGAGTAGAGCTCTATATTGGGGATGCACGAGCATATGTGAAAAATTTACATGATATTGATATAGTGTATCAAGATGCATTTAGTCCAAAAAAAAATCCATTGCTATGGACGGTAGAGTATTTTAGTGATATAGCAAAATTATTGAGTGAAGAAGGAGTTGTGACGACTTATTCGATAGCTACTCCTGTAAGGCTCGCAATGTATGAAGTAGGATTAAATATCTATGAGCTGGAGAGAGAGGGGATTAAAAAGATAACTATCGCTAGCAAAAAAGAGCTTCCGCTAAAGAAAATTGATATGGAAATGAAGAAAAAACGCAGTACAGCCAAACCACTTACGGACGATATGTTTGAGAAGATATAG
- the thpR gene encoding RNA 2',3'-cyclic phosphodiesterase codes for MRLFLASFAKLHDYVGIKNSFSFLKGKWVEKRNLHLTYLFLGEVATPVPLKKQLQQITYEHKRVPIQGIGFFGTPAKILYAKAYDEEIIKLHHKILEVLQKEDDKPFLPHITLCRIKELKNFEKFLHTIRKYEHKNLGFLELELHLIESHLTPKGPIYKSIHTF; via the coding sequence ATGCGCCTTTTTTTAGCCTCTTTTGCAAAACTGCATGATTATGTAGGAATTAAAAACAGTTTCTCTTTTCTCAAAGGCAAATGGGTAGAAAAACGTAATCTCCATCTTACTTATCTCTTTTTAGGAGAGGTGGCAACGCCAGTGCCGCTGAAAAAACAGCTCCAACAAATCACCTATGAGCATAAAAGAGTACCTATTCAAGGAATAGGTTTTTTTGGAACTCCTGCAAAGATACTCTATGCAAAAGCGTATGACGAGGAGATTATTAAACTTCACCACAAAATTTTAGAGGTTTTACAAAAAGAAGATGACAAACCTTTTTTGCCCCATATTACTCTTTGTCGCATAAAAGAGTTGAAAAACTTTGAAAAATTTCTCCACACTATACGCAAATATGAGCACAAAAACCTTGGATTTTTGGAATTAGAACTTCATCTTATTGAAAGCCATCTTACACCTAAAGGGCCAATCTATAAATCTATCCACACCTTTTAG
- a CDS encoding cupin domain-containing protein: protein MNIYDGEVPREDEVFTTLHKTDAIEIVRIISGEVATPKEFIDTKDEWVVLLKGKAKLQMDERIYELEAGDTLFIPANTSHFLLSVTPGSLWLAVHYDPKRCG, encoded by the coding sequence GTGAATATTTATGATGGAGAGGTTCCAAGAGAGGATGAGGTCTTTACAACACTCCATAAAACAGATGCAATAGAGATTGTACGCATAATAAGCGGCGAAGTTGCAACACCTAAAGAGTTTATTGATACAAAAGATGAGTGGGTAGTACTGCTCAAAGGCAAAGCTAAGCTGCAGATGGATGAGAGAATTTATGAACTTGAAGCAGGAGATACACTCTTCATTCCTGCCAACACGTCACACTTTTTACTCTCTGTCACTCCTGGATCCCTTTGGCTAGCGGTGCACTATGATCCTAAAAGGTGTGGATAG
- the luxS gene encoding S-ribosylhomocysteine lyase: MPLLESFLVDHTKMPAPAVRKAKEMVTPCGDAITVYDLRFCHPNKEIMSVKGTHTLEHLFAGFMRDHLNSDTVEIIDISPMGCRTGFYMSVIGKPNELDVAQAWEKSMRDILALKSIEDIPELNIYQCGSCYMHSLNEAQKIAKHVIEKGINIMHNEDLKLDLSAIDIHKCDVDPQSVVVIGE, translated from the coding sequence ATGCCGTTATTAGAGAGTTTTTTGGTAGATCATACCAAAATGCCTGCACCTGCTGTGCGAAAAGCTAAAGAGATGGTAACACCTTGTGGTGATGCAATTACAGTGTATGATCTTCGATTTTGTCATCCAAATAAAGAGATTATGAGTGTGAAAGGAACACATACTTTAGAGCATCTTTTTGCAGGATTTATGCGTGATCATCTCAATAGTGATACAGTTGAAATCATAGATATTTCGCCAATGGGGTGTCGTACAGGATTTTATATGAGTGTTATTGGAAAGCCAAATGAACTCGATGTAGCACAAGCCTGGGAAAAGAGTATGCGAGATATTTTGGCTCTCAAAAGCATTGAAGATATACCAGAACTGAATATCTATCAGTGTGGAAGTTGCTACATGCACTCTTTAAATGAAGCACAAAAAATTGCAAAACATGTAATTGAAAAGGGTATCAATATTATGCACAATGAAGATCTTAAACTTGATCTTAGTGCGATAGATATTCATAAATGTGATGTAGATCCTCAAAGTGTAGTAGTTATCGGAGAGTAG
- the ribE gene encoding riboflavin synthase, which produces MFTGLIREIATVKTFDGKNLRIHAQYRPQIGDSIAINGACLSVTQLHSDGFTVELGDETRSVIALENYKDRVHIEPAMRLSDRLEGHIVQGHIDCVGTITQIIPQTNATDFHIKVPKKYIKFIIPKGSIAIDGVSLTVNDVYEESFRLTIIPITMRHTLFSTYKIGRRVNIETDMFARYLYYMFKKEKAVDWQTIEHIQALF; this is translated from the coding sequence ATGTTTACTGGTCTCATTCGAGAAATCGCCACAGTCAAAACATTTGATGGAAAAAATCTTCGCATTCATGCTCAATATCGTCCCCAAATTGGAGACTCCATCGCCATCAACGGAGCGTGTCTGAGTGTCACACAACTTCATAGTGATGGATTTACTGTAGAGCTTGGAGATGAGACGAGATCTGTCATAGCACTAGAAAACTATAAAGATAGAGTCCATATAGAACCTGCCATGCGTCTTAGTGATAGACTTGAAGGACATATTGTCCAAGGACATATCGATTGTGTTGGCACTATTACTCAAATTATCCCACAAACCAATGCAACAGATTTTCATATAAAAGTTCCAAAAAAATATATCAAATTCATCATACCAAAAGGTAGTATTGCTATTGATGGAGTGAGCCTCACCGTCAATGATGTGTATGAAGAGAGTTTTCGCCTTACAATCATTCCAATTACTATGCGTCACACCCTCTTTTCTACATATAAAATAGGTCGCAGAGTCAATATCGAAACAGATATGTTTGCACGCTATCTCTATTATATGTTTAAAAAAGAAAAAGCAGTTGATTGGCAAACAATTGAGCATATCCAAGCTCTCTTTTAG
- the amrA gene encoding AmmeMemoRadiSam system protein A, whose product MLDENLKRAMLNIARIAIKEEFLGHKELTDDVKKRLIAMFPKLAQPGAVFVTINERSSLRGCIGSLVAYRPLIDDLIENAKAAAFGDPRFPPLSPEEFDAITIEISLLSEPKPLTYTDIEDLRKKIRPLVDGVVLKLDGRQATFLPQVWEELRDFDQFFAHLCMKAGLPANCLEYHPEIFTYQVEKFSEEDFKE is encoded by the coding sequence ATGCTTGACGAAAATCTTAAAAGAGCGATGCTCAATATTGCCAGAATTGCAATAAAAGAGGAGTTTTTAGGGCATAAAGAGCTCACAGATGATGTAAAGAAAAGACTCATTGCTATGTTTCCAAAACTTGCCCAGCCTGGTGCAGTCTTTGTGACTATAAATGAGCGTAGCTCACTGCGCGGATGCATAGGATCTTTGGTAGCTTACAGGCCTTTGATTGATGATTTGATTGAAAATGCGAAAGCAGCAGCTTTTGGAGATCCGCGGTTTCCACCTTTGAGCCCTGAAGAGTTTGATGCAATTACTATTGAGATTTCGCTCTTGAGTGAGCCTAAGCCACTTACATATACAGATATTGAAGATCTTCGCAAAAAAATTCGTCCACTAGTAGATGGAGTGGTGCTCAAGCTCGATGGTCGCCAGGCTACCTTTTTACCACAAGTTTGGGAGGAGTTGAGAGATTTTGATCAGTTTTTCGCACATCTTTGTATGAAAGCGGGACTTCCTGCAAATTGCCTTGAATATCATCCAGAAATTTTTACCTATCAAGTAGAAAAATTTAGTGAAGAGGATTTTAAAGAGTGA
- the arsC gene encoding arsenate reductase (glutaredoxin) (This arsenate reductase requires both glutathione and glutaredoxin to convert arsenate to arsenite, after which the efflux transporter formed by ArsA and ArsB can extrude the arsenite from the cell, providing resistance.): protein MAQYILWHNPRCAKSREGFKLLEGLDVEVRRYIDNPPTCEELQDVLNKLGMKPSELVRKKEKLFRELHLKDASEEEILKAMCEHPRLIERPILIKGDKAVLGRPPERFKELIDEV from the coding sequence ATGGCGCAATATATTTTGTGGCATAATCCACGATGTGCTAAAAGTAGGGAGGGTTTTAAACTACTAGAAGGTCTTGACGTAGAGGTGAGACGCTATATAGATAATCCTCCAACATGTGAAGAGTTGCAAGATGTACTCAATAAGTTGGGAATGAAACCGAGCGAATTGGTGCGAAAAAAAGAGAAACTTTTTCGCGAGCTTCATCTCAAAGATGCGAGTGAAGAGGAGATACTCAAAGCGATGTGTGAACATCCTCGCCTCATTGAGCGTCCAATTCTTATAAAAGGTGATAAAGCCGTACTTGGAAGACCTCCTGAAAGGTTCAAAGAATTAATTGATGAAGTATGA
- a CDS encoding GGDEF domain-containing protein, with amino-acid sequence MRRYSIVVVVIIIFFVLAYENVKEIETSFIQKYIHQTSLEIENEIKLKQSSTMGLGIATSYHKDMKEFFLHNTPLDLHILSRQLRQFTLYKNIHFKLFDRNGNVLYATFKISSPHCEKLDKLQKPLQTDIIIDCYGIHFASFVPIKNSGSLLGYLETQSQFNSIIKDLQRFGILSIVLLDKKYFDFATEIKKDIQKYKVVAKHPNKDFLQVLANVDISHFIASQNPLEKDGMVIFRYPIKNMENKTLGWIIYGKKKSQIVANYVSNSIILRIAIVAFLLTLALVLLTIIFEREKSRQQKRQLQYFYNILDKLQEIVIINDGKNMKYANAVFFQYFNEYKNLQEFLQEHECICDFFVEEEGFISSVMHGKKWTEYLLEHKDRPSYVKIHYKNREYIFQVKANRIDEKDFVVIFIDVTNSFKKQQVLQELAIRDPLTKVYNRYFFEKSAAEKVQEVILLGNDLLFAMLDIDYFKSINDTYGHDKGDLVLREIAAILKQELRKSDSIFRVGGEEFLIIFATNDIQKVLDRLEYIRQKIAQHSFNEIDKKVTISIGVAKYKKGESVEDLYKRTDKALYQAKESGRNRLIYRGENDA; translated from the coding sequence TTGAGAAGATATAGTATTGTTGTAGTAGTTATTATTATATTTTTTGTTCTAGCATATGAAAATGTGAAAGAGATTGAAACTTCATTTATTCAAAAATATATCCATCAAACATCTCTTGAGATAGAAAATGAGATAAAACTCAAACAATCATCTACTATGGGACTTGGCATTGCAACAAGTTACCACAAAGATATGAAAGAGTTTTTCCTTCACAATACTCCTTTAGATCTACATATATTATCACGACAGCTGCGTCAATTTACTCTTTACAAAAATATTCATTTTAAACTTTTTGATAGGAACGGAAATGTTCTCTATGCAACATTTAAAATATCTTCTCCTCATTGTGAAAAATTGGATAAGCTACAAAAGCCTTTACAGACAGATATAATTATTGATTGCTATGGAATACATTTTGCCTCTTTTGTACCTATCAAGAACAGTGGCTCCTTACTTGGTTATCTCGAAACGCAGAGCCAATTCAATTCTATTATCAAAGATCTCCAAAGATTTGGCATACTCTCTATTGTGCTATTAGATAAAAAATATTTTGATTTTGCAACAGAGATTAAAAAAGATATCCAAAAATATAAGGTAGTAGCTAAGCATCCCAATAAAGATTTTTTACAAGTACTTGCTAATGTAGATATAAGCCATTTTATAGCATCACAAAACCCTCTTGAAAAAGATGGCATGGTCATCTTTCGCTATCCCATTAAAAATATGGAAAACAAGACTTTGGGATGGATTATATATGGTAAGAAGAAGAGCCAAATTGTTGCCAATTATGTAAGTAACTCAATAATACTACGAATAGCGATAGTGGCATTTTTGCTTACTTTAGCACTGGTGTTACTTACAATTATTTTTGAAAGGGAGAAAAGTCGACAACAAAAGAGGCAGCTACAATATTTTTACAATATTCTCGATAAGTTACAAGAGATTGTCATTATCAATGATGGTAAAAATATGAAATATGCAAATGCAGTATTTTTTCAATATTTCAATGAGTATAAAAATTTACAAGAGTTTTTACAAGAGCACGAGTGTATATGTGATTTTTTTGTTGAAGAAGAGGGATTTATCTCATCGGTTATGCATGGTAAAAAATGGACAGAATATCTCCTTGAGCACAAAGATCGTCCATCGTATGTCAAAATTCACTATAAAAACAGAGAGTATATTTTTCAAGTAAAAGCAAACAGGATAGATGAAAAAGATTTTGTTGTTATATTTATCGATGTTACAAATAGTTTCAAAAAACAGCAAGTTTTACAAGAACTTGCTATTAGAGATCCTTTGACAAAAGTATATAATCGCTACTTTTTTGAAAAGAGTGCAGCAGAGAAAGTCCAAGAGGTAATACTTTTGGGCAATGATCTCCTCTTTGCTATGCTTGATATTGATTATTTTAAGTCAATCAATGATACCTATGGCCATGATAAGGGGGATCTTGTTCTAAGAGAGATTGCTGCTATTTTAAAACAGGAGTTAAGGAAAAGTGATTCTATTTTTCGTGTGGGTGGCGAAGAGTTTTTGATTATTTTTGCAACAAATGATATTCAAAAAGTTCTTGATAGATTAGAGTATATACGTCAAAAAATCGCTCAGCACTCCTTTAATGAGATTGACAAAAAGGTAACTATAAGTATTGGTGTAGCAAAATATAAAAAGGGTGAAAGTGTAGAAGATCTCTACAAGCGTACAGACAAAGCCCTCTATCAAGCAAAAGAGAGTGGGCGTAATAGATTAATTTATAGAGGAGAGAATGATGCTTGA
- a CDS encoding HAD family hydrolase: protein MKKYTILFDLDGTIIDSTPAILRGFSYAFNKFGLSTPPHEKILSLIGHPLDFMFTHLGIKEDVEKFVDAYKEHYRVIAKDFTTLLPGAKEAVQEAVTFANLAVVTTKTGVYSIELLQHLGLMDCFEVVIGRENVIHPKPHPEPLLKAMHILQAHKEYTFMIGDTCLDMEAAKAAEVKGVGVLCGYGNKEELQRCAHWLKKDAFEAVLFIKKLSKSNN from the coding sequence ATGAAAAAATATACAATTCTTTTTGATTTAGATGGTACGATTATTGATTCTACACCTGCTATTTTAAGAGGTTTTTCTTATGCATTTAATAAATTTGGCTTATCAACTCCTCCTCATGAGAAGATCTTATCCCTTATTGGCCATCCTCTTGATTTTATGTTTACTCATCTTGGAATCAAAGAGGATGTAGAGAAATTTGTAGATGCATACAAAGAACACTATAGAGTGATAGCAAAAGATTTTACAACACTCCTTCCTGGTGCAAAAGAAGCAGTGCAAGAGGCAGTAACATTTGCAAATCTTGCAGTTGTAACTACAAAAACTGGTGTTTATTCCATTGAATTACTGCAACATTTAGGATTAATGGACTGTTTTGAAGTAGTAATTGGGCGAGAAAATGTGATACATCCAAAACCGCATCCTGAACCTCTTTTGAAAGCTATGCATATATTGCAAGCACATAAAGAGTATACTTTTATGATAGGTGATACATGTCTTGATATGGAAGCTGCCAAAGCAGCCGAGGTAAAAGGCGTTGGAGTATTATGCGGATATGGAAACAAAGAGGAGCTGCAACGGTGTGCTCATTGGCTCAAGAAAGATGCATTTGAAGCAGTCTTGTTTATAAAAAAGTTATCAAAAAGTAATAATTAA
- a CDS encoding pyruvate flavodoxin oxidoreductase subunit gamma has protein sequence MLEIRWHSRAGQGAVTGAKGLADVVANTGKFVQAFAFYGSAKRGAAMTAYNRVDDQPILNHEKFMRPDYVLVIDPGLTYTADITANEKESTKYIITTHLSKEELLNSQPKLQGKDVYVVDCMQISLDTIGRAIPNAPMLGALMKVSGMFELDYFQNAMKKVLAKFPQKIIDANMAAIERAYNEVK, from the coding sequence ATGTTAGAAATAAGATGGCATAGTCGTGCAGGACAGGGTGCCGTGACAGGGGCAAAAGGTCTTGCAGATGTTGTTGCAAATACAGGAAAATTTGTACAAGCTTTTGCTTTTTATGGCTCGGCAAAGCGTGGTGCTGCAATGACTGCGTATAATAGAGTAGATGACCAGCCTATTCTCAATCACGAAAAATTTATGAGACCAGATTATGTACTCGTAATAGATCCAGGCCTCACATATACAGCAGATATTACTGCAAATGAGAAAGAGAGTACAAAATATATTATTACAACACACCTCTCAAAAGAGGAACTTCTAAATTCCCAACCAAAATTGCAGGGAAAAGATGTTTATGTTGTTGATTGTATGCAAATTTCACTCGATACTATAGGAAGAGCAATTCCCAATGCACCAATGCTTGGGGCATTGATGAAAGTGTCCGGAATGTTTGAGCTTGACTATTTTCAAAATGCAATGAAAAAAGTTTTAGCAAAATTTCCTCAAAAGATAATTGATGCAAATATGGCTGCAATTGAGCGTGCTTACAACGAAGTGAAATAA
- a CDS encoding thiamine pyrophosphate-dependent enzyme, translating into MVKKIKNLKEFSLSNDRFEGANLMCPGCSHNIIVREVLNATDDPVIVATATGCLEVCTAVYPKTSWDVSWIHIGFENAAVAAATVSAAYEVMKKKGKLPPATQKMVDEGKEPKIVAFAGDGGTYDIGFQSLSGAFERGHNFMYVCLDNEVYANTGGQRSSSTPIGASTTTSPAGSVSYGEKMMKKSMVEIMADHGAPYVAQVSPSKWKDLVKKVQKGFEVYGPVYINAQSACTTEWKHAPEDTIEVSDLGVDSCVWPLYEIINERDEHGIIYSTKLNITYRPKNKIPVEEYLAAQPRFRHLFKPENRHIIDLWQKAVDTRWEYLQRREEAGV; encoded by the coding sequence ATGGTAAAGAAGATTAAGAACTTAAAAGAGTTTTCACTCTCAAATGATAGATTTGAGGGTGCTAATTTAATGTGTCCTGGGTGTTCGCATAATATCATTGTACGTGAAGTACTTAATGCTACAGATGATCCTGTTATCGTTGCAACAGCAACAGGATGTTTGGAAGTATGTACTGCAGTATATCCTAAAACAAGTTGGGATGTAAGCTGGATCCATATCGGTTTTGAAAATGCAGCAGTAGCAGCAGCTACTGTAAGTGCAGCATATGAGGTAATGAAGAAAAAAGGTAAACTCCCACCTGCTACACAAAAGATGGTAGATGAGGGAAAAGAGCCAAAAATTGTAGCTTTTGCCGGAGATGGCGGAACATATGATATCGGTTTTCAGTCTTTGAGTGGGGCTTTTGAGAGAGGACACAATTTTATGTATGTCTGTCTTGATAACGAAGTCTATGCAAATACTGGAGGACAGAGAAGTTCATCTACTCCAATTGGTGCAAGTACAACTACAAGTCCAGCTGGAAGTGTGAGCTATGGTGAGAAGATGATGAAAAAGAGTATGGTAGAGATCATGGCTGATCATGGTGCGCCATATGTTGCACAGGTGAGTCCTAGTAAATGGAAAGATTTAGTCAAAAAGGTGCAAAAAGGTTTTGAAGTCTATGGGCCTGTGTATATAAATGCACAAAGTGCGTGTACAACAGAGTGGAAGCATGCTCCAGAAGATACTATTGAAGTGAGTGATCTTGGAGTTGATAGTTGTGTATGGCCACTCTATGAGATTATCAATGAGCGAGATGAGCATGGAATCATCTATAGTACAAAACTCAACATTACATATAGACCAAAAAATAAAATACCAGTAGAAGAGTATCTTGCTGCACAGCCAAGATTTAGACACCTTTTTAAACCAGAAAATAGACATATTATTGATCTCTGGCAAAAAGCAGTTGATACACGCTGGGAGTATCTACAAAGAAGAGAAGAAGCCGGCGTATAG